A stretch of Paenibacillus sp. URB8-2 DNA encodes these proteins:
- a CDS encoding ABC transporter permease, whose protein sequence is MTNIWTIAAYELRRLFRSRTMLINLFLLPILLIFLLGSALSGVMDGGEDKTIDSFRVGIVDSAANPSEHSQLVGSFLKSPEVTEIITPVTADSREAAVSGLRSGEYGYVVIVPAGFDKDIMSGKEARLEYILGKNRTDNMVAATVFDNFLSSINYRQAAAMKLGPQAIPAMTVSGEGGPAAVLGKLNEEAPAYTASQYYAAAMLLMFLLMCGQMVITSLYSEKDNHTLFRIGSMPVKGGELFIGKMLGIGLVSVLQCASIIVATHFLFGVYWGNRPGLLALVCMLMIFASLTLSVVICMFVRTAALARSILSGLTVVMTFISGGMAPLPDSWLNTGGAFSINHWGLRSILRMMLESPLSQISGSIVMLSLIGFVLTGLAFFSYRKVGYHA, encoded by the coding sequence ATGACTAATATTTGGACGATTGCGGCTTATGAGCTGCGGCGGCTCTTCCGCTCCCGCACGATGCTGATCAACTTGTTCCTGCTGCCGATTCTGCTGATTTTCCTGCTCGGCTCGGCGCTTTCCGGTGTTATGGACGGAGGAGAGGACAAGACGATCGATTCTTTTCGGGTGGGCATTGTCGATTCGGCAGCGAACCCTTCAGAACACTCGCAGCTGGTCGGGAGCTTCCTGAAGTCGCCGGAGGTTACGGAAATCATTACACCGGTAACGGCGGACAGCCGGGAAGCAGCGGTAAGCGGCTTACGTTCAGGAGAATACGGCTATGTGGTCATCGTTCCAGCGGGATTCGACAAGGATATCATGAGCGGGAAGGAAGCGCGGCTTGAATATATTCTCGGTAAAAATCGAACGGACAATATGGTCGCGGCGACCGTGTTCGATAATTTCCTGAGCAGCATCAATTACAGACAGGCCGCCGCCATGAAGCTTGGACCGCAGGCGATTCCCGCGATGACAGTGTCCGGGGAAGGCGGTCCGGCCGCGGTGCTCGGCAAGCTCAATGAAGAAGCACCGGCCTACACCGCCTCCCAGTATTACGCGGCTGCGATGCTTCTGATGTTCCTGCTTATGTGCGGACAAATGGTGATCACCAGCCTGTACAGCGAAAAGGATAACCATACGTTGTTCCGGATCGGCTCCATGCCGGTTAAGGGAGGAGAGCTCTTTATCGGAAAAATGCTCGGCATCGGCCTTGTATCGGTCCTGCAGTGCGCCTCCATTATTGTGGCCACGCACTTTCTGTTCGGGGTGTACTGGGGCAATCGCCCGGGGCTGTTGGCGCTGGTGTGCATGCTGATGATTTTCGCTTCGCTCACTTTGTCGGTCGTTATATGCATGTTCGTCCGTACTGCAGCGCTGGCACGCTCCATTTTAAGCGGGCTCACGGTAGTGATGACGTTTATCAGCGGAGGGATGGCCCCGCTGCCCGATTCCTGGTTGAATACGGGCGGTGCGTTTTCCATCAATCATTGGGGGCTGCGGAGTATTCTGCGGATGATGCTGGAGTCGCCGCTTTCGCAGATTTCGGGCAGTATCGTGATGCTCTCGCTGATCGGTTTCGTGCTGACAGGCTTGGCATTTTTCTCATACCGAAAGGTGGGTTACCATGCATAA
- a CDS encoding ABC transporter ATP-binding protein, whose amino-acid sequence MALAQLTDVVKRYDSKLTVDHVNLSINEGEIFGLLGPNGAGKSTTISMLCGLLKMDGGSIVIDGISVANQSLEAKKRIGLVPQDLALYEDLTAWENASFFGKLYGLRGELLKERVQEALEFTGLADRAKDKPSTFSGGMKRRLNIACAIMHRPKLIIMDEPTVGIDPQSRNHILESVKSLNKLGSTVIYTSHYMEEVEAICDRVAIMDKGHIIACGTEQELRERVAHEEKIVIKAGSVTPKLILELKQHPRVTRVEAEGETVELYLPSSQSELQDILFIFAKHGGVIQALQIEEPDLETLFLSLTGRNLRD is encoded by the coding sequence ATGGCGCTTGCGCAGCTCACCGATGTGGTGAAAAGATACGACAGCAAACTGACGGTGGATCATGTGAACCTGAGCATTAACGAGGGGGAAATATTCGGCCTGCTCGGCCCGAACGGCGCGGGCAAAAGCACGACGATCAGCATGCTCTGCGGCCTGCTGAAGATGGACGGGGGAAGCATCGTCATTGATGGCATCTCCGTAGCGAATCAGTCGCTTGAGGCCAAAAAGAGAATCGGGCTCGTCCCCCAGGACCTGGCGCTGTACGAAGATCTGACTGCCTGGGAAAATGCCTCCTTTTTCGGCAAACTGTACGGTCTGCGCGGCGAATTGCTGAAGGAGCGGGTGCAGGAGGCGCTGGAATTCACCGGACTGGCGGACCGCGCCAAGGATAAACCGTCCACTTTTTCCGGAGGGATGAAACGGCGGCTGAACATTGCCTGCGCGATTATGCACCGCCCCAAGCTGATCATTATGGATGAACCGACGGTCGGCATTGACCCGCAATCCCGAAATCATATACTCGAATCGGTCAAATCGCTCAATAAGCTGGGCTCAACCGTTATCTATACAAGTCACTACATGGAAGAGGTCGAGGCGATCTGCGACCGGGTGGCGATTATGGATAAAGGGCATATCATCGCTTGCGGGACGGAACAAGAGCTGCGGGAACGGGTCGCCCATGAGGAGAAGATCGTCATCAAAGCGGGCAGTGTCACGCCTAAACTGATTCTGGAGCTTAAGCAGCATCCCCGGGTAACCCGGGTGGAAGCGGAAGGCGAGACGGTTGAGTTGTATCTGCCGTCGTCCCAAAGCGAGCTGCAGGACATTCTGTTTATTTTCGCCAAGCATGGGGGCGTCATTCAAGCGCTGCAAATCGAGGAGCCGGATCTGGAGACGTTATTCCTAAGCCTGACCGGACGCAACTTAAGGGATTAG
- a CDS encoding sensor histidine kinase, with product MTKELKLLRYGLIAVPAFLSMYVQEYSNNGQFTLHLLILLLLATLGARLPARFTAAMAAAEMLYASWLCFRYGSLMALPSLSALLVYSRLRPRPLPFLLAGIHLAALNAAVMEASPLIRAWVNLVFLLAAALSFQLHSAGRGKEETLHLYDELRKKHFELDEARSRILQFASQVENAAQAEERVRISRQLHDDIGHRMIRVKMMMEAALHTLPSAPEAGMTMMGQVRDQLAECMDDLRFAVRRISRGPQLEGAYALDRLLEETGRDTGIETSYTVEGAPYPLYPSLQVVLYKNAREAITNGLRHGHATSVGIKLRYSLSEVTMEISNNGKTTMEDDGSEMAEGDGDNRDDGIGAERLSGGNRELHLTGAAGGMGGMGLRGMEERTRLVGGTLRIRTAYPFTVITTLPVYKQSEII from the coding sequence GTGACCAAGGAGCTGAAGCTGCTGCGGTACGGACTGATTGCCGTGCCCGCTTTTCTCTCGATGTACGTTCAGGAATATTCCAATAATGGCCAGTTCACCCTGCATCTGCTGATCCTTCTGCTGCTGGCGACGCTCGGAGCGCGCCTTCCCGCTCGTTTTACGGCGGCGATGGCCGCGGCGGAAATGCTGTACGCTTCCTGGCTGTGCTTCAGGTACGGAAGCCTCATGGCCCTTCCCTCCTTGTCCGCGCTGCTTGTCTATTCCCGTCTTCGGCCCCGGCCGCTGCCCTTTCTGCTAGCGGGGATCCATCTGGCCGCCCTGAACGCCGCCGTCATGGAGGCTTCTCCGCTGATTCGCGCCTGGGTTAACCTTGTGTTTCTGCTGGCTGCCGCGCTGTCCTTCCAGCTGCATTCGGCGGGACGCGGCAAGGAAGAGACGCTTCATCTGTACGATGAGCTGCGCAAGAAGCATTTCGAGCTGGACGAAGCGCGCAGCCGGATACTGCAGTTCGCCTCTCAGGTGGAAAATGCCGCCCAAGCCGAGGAACGGGTGCGGATTTCCCGCCAGCTGCATGACGATATCGGCCACCGAATGATCCGCGTCAAAATGATGATGGAGGCCGCGCTTCACACGCTTCCCTCCGCTCCCGAAGCGGGCATGACCATGATGGGGCAGGTGCGCGACCAGCTTGCCGAGTGCATGGACGACCTGCGTTTCGCTGTAAGACGCATCAGCCGGGGGCCGCAGCTTGAAGGCGCTTATGCCCTGGACCGGCTGCTGGAAGAGACGGGCCGGGATACTGGCATCGAGACCTCCTATACGGTGGAAGGCGCGCCTTATCCGCTCTATCCGAGCCTTCAGGTTGTGCTGTACAAAAATGCCCGCGAGGCGATCACCAACGGACTCCGGCACGGACATGCGACATCGGTCGGCATCAAGCTCCGCTACAGCCTGTCCGAAGTCACGATGGAAATCAGCAATAACGGAAAGACGACTATGGAAGATGATGGAAGCGAAATGGCGGAGGGTGATGGCGATAACCGGGACGATGGAATTGGTGCGGAACGGCTGTCCGGCGGTAATCGTGAATTACACCTTACCGGCGCAGCTGGCGGCATGGGCGGCATGGGACTGAGAGGAATGGAGGAGCGGACCCGGCTGGTCGGCGGAACGCTCCGGATTCGGACCGCTTATCCCTTTACTGTGATTACAACGCTGCCAGTCTACAAGCAGAGCGAAATTATATAG
- a CDS encoding response regulator transcription factor, translating into MINVVIVDDDSFIRESLKVLVGMDPDIQVSGAAGDGGEALKLLENGAVADVVLMDIRMPGIDGVEGTRLIKRDYPKVAVLMLTTFDDDEYIIEALKGGASGYLLKNIPPDRIIQGIKTVHEGNMLIHPDIARKLASFLQPAPSDTAPCPLESYGLTKTELSIVSAIAEGFSNKEIAAELFLSEGTVKNYITEILSKLGLRDRTQIAIFYLKNQR; encoded by the coding sequence GTGATTAACGTAGTAATCGTGGACGACGATTCCTTTATACGGGAAAGTCTGAAGGTGCTCGTCGGCATGGACCCGGATATTCAGGTATCGGGGGCCGCGGGAGACGGTGGCGAGGCATTAAAGCTGCTGGAAAACGGGGCGGTAGCCGACGTCGTGCTGATGGATATCCGCATGCCCGGTATTGACGGCGTGGAGGGAACGCGGCTGATCAAGCGGGATTACCCGAAGGTTGCCGTGCTGATGCTGACCACCTTCGACGATGACGAATATATTATCGAGGCGCTCAAAGGGGGAGCCAGCGGCTATCTGCTGAAAAACATCCCCCCGGACCGCATTATCCAGGGCATCAAAACGGTTCATGAAGGAAACATGCTCATTCATCCCGACATTGCCCGCAAGCTGGCGAGCTTTCTTCAGCCCGCCCCCTCGGATACGGCCCCCTGTCCGCTTGAATCCTACGGGCTGACCAAAACGGAGCTGTCGATTGTCTCGGCGATCGCCGAGGGATTTTCGAACAAGGAAATCGCCGCCGAACTCTTCTTAAGCGAGGGCACGGTCAAAAACTACATAACCGAGATTCTAAGCAAGCTGGGACTGCGGGACCGGACACAGATCGCTATTTTTTATTTGAAGAATCAGCGGTGA
- a CDS encoding PDZ domain-containing protein, which yields MLELLASLGNAALHMLTQPFYYIALLFIALYYRRQTLLERKLIHVKMHSWGREVWRVIWSGLAAGLLVSLAAVLLGVSVTGAAVVCIWAVSAVLLIFRVRYFCFAYSIGLLGVVQFILSFFPDFRPGGLGGEAAAAVRGMDIPALLALAAILHLAEALLARWQGPALATPLFLEGKRGRVVGGYRMEAFWPLPLFLLVPAGAGAGDLPWQTLLGGGLGLVSLPVVIGFSQLTTGMLPQRKSARASGWLLLYGAALLGLALLADWYSPLTLPAALAALLLHEGLVWYGALEERRSSPFFVHPPHGLKVLAVLPGSPAQELGILPGEILLKVNGEALTGKAQQLHEALRRSPAFCKLEVQNAAGESKYLQRAIYDGDHHLLGVILAPQPDEDTTAPEKPAGIFGIALMKTGARRRQGGDSALPSRRETAAAQETAGSLSPAASAPGASGALPGSAGAESAKG from the coding sequence ATGCTGGAACTGCTGGCAAGCTTGGGGAATGCCGCGCTGCATATGCTGACGCAGCCCTTTTATTATATCGCTTTGCTGTTCATCGCCCTTTATTACCGCAGGCAGACGCTGCTGGAGCGGAAGCTTATCCATGTAAAAATGCACAGCTGGGGCCGGGAAGTATGGCGCGTCATTTGGAGCGGACTGGCCGCGGGTCTTCTTGTCTCGCTGGCAGCCGTGCTGCTGGGCGTCTCGGTAACGGGCGCCGCTGTCGTCTGCATCTGGGCGGTCAGCGCCGTTCTGCTCATTTTCCGGGTGCGGTATTTCTGCTTCGCTTATTCCATCGGCCTGCTCGGTGTCGTGCAGTTCATCCTTTCCTTCTTTCCGGATTTCCGGCCGGGAGGATTGGGAGGAGAGGCGGCGGCAGCGGTAAGAGGAATGGATATTCCGGCGCTGCTGGCTTTGGCCGCCATCCTGCATCTTGCCGAGGCATTGCTGGCCCGCTGGCAGGGCCCGGCTCTTGCGACGCCGCTCTTTCTGGAAGGCAAGCGCGGCCGGGTCGTGGGCGGCTACCGGATGGAGGCGTTCTGGCCGCTGCCGCTCTTCCTGCTCGTTCCCGCAGGCGCGGGAGCCGGTGACCTGCCGTGGCAGACGCTGCTCGGCGGCGGCTTAGGCCTCGTCTCGCTGCCGGTCGTCATCGGCTTCAGCCAGCTGACGACCGGCATGCTGCCGCAGCGTAAGAGCGCCCGCGCTTCGGGCTGGCTGCTGCTGTACGGCGCCGCCCTGCTGGGCCTCGCCCTGCTGGCGGATTGGTACAGCCCGCTGACGCTGCCCGCGGCGCTCGCGGCACTGCTGCTGCACGAAGGGCTGGTGTGGTACGGCGCTCTGGAGGAGCGCCGCAGCAGCCCCTTCTTCGTGCATCCGCCGCACGGCCTGAAGGTGCTGGCCGTGCTGCCCGGCAGCCCCGCGCAGGAGCTGGGCATCCTGCCGGGCGAGATCCTGCTGAAGGTCAACGGCGAAGCGTTGACCGGCAAGGCGCAGCAGCTGCACGAGGCGCTGCGGCGGAGTCCGGCGTTCTGCAAGCTGGAGGTGCAGAACGCCGCCGGCGAGAGCAAGTACCTGCAGCGCGCCATATACGACGGCGACCATCATCTGCTGGGCGTCATTCTGGCGCCCCAGCCGGATGAAGATACGACGGCGCCGGAGAAGCCGGCCGGCATCTTCGGCATTGCCCTCATGAAGACGGGCGCCCGCCGCAGACAGGGCGGCGATTCGGCGCTGCCGTCCCGGCGGGAGACGGCAGCAGCGCAAGAGACAGCCGGTTCGCTGTCTCCTGCGGCCTCCGCGCCGGGAGCTTCCGGGGCGCTGCCCGGTTCCGCCGGAGCGGAATCGGCGAAGGGATAA
- a CDS encoding S41 family peptidase: MIKKSTAAFMVIAALLCGSLLALAVTGSLFSGQAAGESSATALSIGGLEQSEAKKLGTTLGLIESNYYQNVDRTKLIDGAVNGMMEALGDPYSNYMAKETAEKFEESIEGSFTGIGAEVSSDNGKVVVVSPIKGSPAEKAGVQAKDIIVSVNGQSLEGMDLNDAVAKIRGPKGSTAVLVIQRSGSANPLTFKIMRDDVKLETVYSSMEQGGVGVIEITQFSLNTADRFKEELDKLEKKGLKGLVIDVRNDPGGVLPVVIDIAEQFVPNGKTIVQVENKEKQRELTTSKGSGKDYPVTVLMNKGSASASEILAGALQQSAGAKLIGENSFGKGTVQTSFDKQLGDGSLLKITIAKWLTPNGTWIHGKGIKPDIAVAQPDYFAVSPIDKSRPLQYNTNSSDVKSAQTMLEGLGYKPGRKDGYFDAGTKEAVRKFQSAAKLKVTGIIDAKTAEALEMALIKAIQNPANDNQRNRGIEEIRKEIGAKASKS; this comes from the coding sequence ATGATAAAAAAGAGCACCGCGGCTTTTATGGTAATCGCCGCCCTGCTGTGCGGCAGCCTGCTGGCGCTAGCCGTGACAGGCTCGCTCTTTTCCGGACAGGCTGCCGGGGAAAGCTCGGCAACGGCCCTGTCAATCGGCGGACTAGAGCAGAGCGAGGCGAAGAAGCTTGGAACGACGCTCGGCCTGATCGAGAGCAATTACTACCAGAACGTGGACCGAACCAAGCTGATCGACGGCGCGGTTAACGGAATGATGGAAGCGCTCGGCGATCCTTATTCCAATTATATGGCCAAGGAAACGGCGGAGAAATTCGAGGAGAGCATCGAAGGCTCGTTCACCGGCATCGGAGCCGAGGTGTCTTCGGATAACGGCAAAGTCGTCGTCGTGTCGCCAATTAAAGGCTCGCCGGCGGAGAAGGCCGGAGTTCAAGCGAAGGACATTATCGTCTCCGTGAACGGACAATCGCTGGAGGGGATGGATCTGAACGACGCGGTCGCCAAAATCCGCGGCCCTAAAGGCAGCACAGCGGTTCTCGTCATCCAGCGCAGCGGTTCAGCGAACCCGCTGACCTTCAAGATCATGCGGGACGACGTGAAGCTGGAGACGGTTTACTCCTCCATGGAACAGGGCGGCGTCGGCGTTATCGAGATTACACAGTTCTCGCTGAACACCGCGGACCGCTTCAAGGAAGAACTGGACAAGCTGGAGAAAAAGGGACTGAAAGGCCTTGTCATCGACGTCCGCAACGATCCCGGCGGCGTGCTGCCGGTTGTCATCGATATTGCCGAGCAGTTCGTCCCGAACGGCAAGACGATCGTGCAGGTGGAGAACAAGGAGAAGCAGCGCGAGCTGACGACCTCCAAGGGCAGCGGCAAGGATTATCCGGTTACCGTGCTGATGAACAAAGGCAGCGCCAGCGCTTCGGAAATCCTGGCGGGAGCCTTGCAGCAGTCCGCCGGAGCCAAGCTGATCGGCGAGAACTCCTTCGGCAAGGGCACGGTGCAGACCAGCTTCGACAAGCAGCTGGGCGACGGCAGCCTGCTGAAGATTACGATTGCCAAATGGCTGACACCGAACGGCACCTGGATTCACGGCAAGGGCATCAAGCCGGATATCGCCGTGGCCCAGCCGGATTATTTTGCGGTGTCGCCGATTGACAAAAGCCGGCCGCTGCAATACAACACGAACAGCTCGGACGTGAAGAGCGCGCAGACGATGCTTGAGGGCCTTGGCTACAAGCCTGGGCGCAAGGACGGTTATTTTGACGCCGGCACGAAGGAAGCTGTGCGGAAATTCCAGAGCGCGGCCAAGCTGAAGGTCACCGGCATCATTGACGCCAAGACGGCGGAAGCGCTGGAAATGGCCTTGATCAAGGCGATCCAGAATCCGGCGAACGACAATCAGCGCAACCGGGGAATTGAAGAGATCCGAAAGGAGATCGGCGCGAAGGCGTCGAAATCATAA
- a CDS encoding murein hydrolase activator EnvC family protein, translating to MKKIAAGLAVLLLSAVMFQPSEGYAKKTSVAEIEKQLKELQQDVKSAKAQQEKASAQGQQAQHYKNKTNQNLQYVLGQIELVKGEMTQISSKIDSTEKSLKTTASELDAAQERVDSRQKLIESRVRLMYTDGAVSYLDVLLSSKSFSDFLDRADSLKLIVDQDQDLLDQHKRDEAIVTAKKKELEGQYAQAKQLYTDLESQRSVLKEKEAEKQQLIAYYDKAIDDAEDISQEQNAKLVQLASQRAALEDQKDKIKAEEAARRAAAAKAAAARRAATEAAKRAAAAADSSDDSDVDHGGDDSGGTYASGSGPLLLPVGSARISSPYGYRIHPVTGERKLHTGVDFAVPQGTDIHAAEAGTVIVAEWWSGYGYCVVIDHGGGMWTLYGHIREGGIKVSVGDKVERGQTIAESGATGRVTGPHLHFEVRIDGKPVEPMDYL from the coding sequence TTGAAAAAAATAGCCGCCGGATTAGCCGTACTGCTGCTGTCTGCCGTAATGTTCCAGCCCTCTGAAGGATATGCCAAGAAGACAAGCGTCGCCGAAATCGAGAAGCAGCTTAAAGAGCTGCAGCAGGATGTGAAGAGCGCCAAGGCGCAGCAGGAAAAAGCTTCTGCCCAGGGTCAGCAGGCCCAGCATTACAAGAATAAAACGAACCAGAATCTGCAATACGTGCTCGGCCAGATCGAACTGGTCAAGGGAGAAATGACGCAGATTTCTTCCAAAATCGACAGCACCGAGAAATCGCTGAAGACGACGGCATCCGAGCTGGACGCCGCGCAGGAACGGGTGGATTCACGGCAAAAGCTGATTGAATCCCGCGTTCGTCTCATGTATACGGATGGAGCGGTGTCTTATCTTGACGTGCTGCTCTCTTCCAAGAGCTTCTCGGATTTTCTGGACCGAGCGGATTCTCTTAAGCTGATCGTAGACCAGGATCAGGATCTGCTGGATCAGCATAAGCGGGACGAAGCGATTGTGACCGCCAAGAAGAAGGAGCTGGAAGGCCAGTACGCCCAGGCCAAGCAGCTCTACACCGATCTGGAATCCCAGCGGAGCGTCTTGAAGGAGAAGGAAGCGGAGAAGCAGCAGCTGATCGCCTATTACGACAAGGCTATCGACGACGCCGAGGATATCAGCCAGGAGCAGAACGCCAAGCTGGTACAGCTGGCGAGCCAGCGGGCCGCGCTCGAAGACCAGAAGGACAAGATCAAGGCCGAAGAAGCGGCGAGAAGAGCGGCGGCGGCCAAAGCAGCAGCGGCTAGAAGAGCGGCCACGGAAGCCGCGAAAAGGGCGGCGGCAGCGGCCGACAGCTCAGACGATTCCGACGTCGATCACGGCGGCGACGATTCGGGCGGCACTTACGCCAGCGGCAGCGGTCCGCTGCTGCTGCCCGTGGGCAGCGCGCGGATTTCTTCGCCCTACGGCTACCGGATTCATCCGGTGACGGGAGAGCGCAAGCTGCATACCGGCGTTGATTTCGCCGTTCCGCAGGGCACCGACATTCATGCGGCCGAAGCGGGCACGGTCATTGTCGCGGAATGGTGGAGCGGCTACGGCTACTGCGTGGTTATCGACCACGGCGGCGGCATGTGGACGCTGTACGGCCATATCCGCGAAGGCGGAATCAAGGTCAGCGTTGGAGACAAGGTCGAGCGCGGACAGACCATTGCGGAATCGGGTGCTACCGGTCGGGTAACCGGACCGCATCTTCACTTCGAGGTTCGGATTGACGGAAAGCCGGTCGAGCCGATGGATTACCTGTAG
- the ftsX gene encoding permease-like cell division protein FtsX, whose translation MSFKTFLRHVREGFKNVFRNGWMSVASITSIVVSLLVLGVFILLVLNVNSLADKADSQVQITVHLTLETKEALRDTIQNEIGSMPEVSKVEFVSKEQGLAELRKDLGPDADSILEGFDKDNNPLNDAFRVQVIEPTTVPFVAKKIEALNDTHPEKPIYKVKYGQGAIETLFKITRTIRNIGFVFVAGLGLMSMFLISNTIRVTILARRKEIGIMKLVGATNAFIRWPFFVEGALIGLLGSLVTVGVLYAGYTGLNSSMKGDPLMGWRLLPFNDIWMQLGGLLVGLGILIGVWGSTVSIRKFLKI comes from the coding sequence ATGAGTTTTAAAACCTTCTTGCGGCATGTGCGGGAAGGCTTCAAGAACGTATTCCGCAACGGCTGGATGTCGGTGGCCTCCATCACATCCATTGTCGTCTCATTGCTCGTGTTGGGTGTTTTTATTTTATTGGTACTAAATGTAAATTCGTTGGCAGACAAAGCGGACAGCCAGGTACAGATTACCGTTCATTTGACGCTGGAAACGAAAGAGGCTCTGCGCGATACGATCCAGAACGAAATTGGCAGCATGCCCGAGGTCAGCAAGGTCGAATTCGTCTCCAAGGAGCAGGGGCTCGCTGAGCTGCGCAAGGATTTGGGGCCGGATGCCGACAGCATCCTGGAGGGATTTGACAAGGACAACAATCCGCTGAACGACGCATTCCGGGTACAAGTGATTGAGCCGACAACCGTACCTTTTGTGGCGAAGAAGATCGAGGCGCTGAACGACACACATCCGGAGAAGCCGATTTACAAGGTGAAATACGGCCAGGGCGCTATCGAGACGCTGTTTAAGATCACGCGTACGATCCGCAATATCGGCTTTGTTTTTGTCGCAGGGCTCGGTTTGATGTCGATGTTCCTGATTTCCAATACGATTCGGGTGACCATACTGGCCCGCCGCAAGGAGATCGGAATCATGAAGCTGGTGGGGGCGACGAATGCTTTTATCCGATGGCCGTTTTTTGTGGAAGGCGCACTGATCGGACTGCTCGGCTCACTGGTTACCGTCGGAGTTTTGTATGCCGGTTATACCGGACTGAATTCGTCTATGAAGGGCGATCCGCTAATGGGTTGGAGACTGTTGCCCTTTAATGATATCTGGATGCAGCTGGGCGGTCTGCTGGTCGGCCTGGGGATACTGATCGGCGTATGGGGAAGCACCGTTTCCATCCGCAAGTTTTTGAAAATATAA
- the ftsE gene encoding cell division ATP-binding protein FtsE has protein sequence MIEMQDIWKTYPNGTSALQGVSVKIDRNEFVYIVGPSGAGKSTFMKLIYREETPTKGQISVGGFNIGKLKPRKIPYVRRNIGVVFQDFRLLPKLTAFENVAFAMEVIEAPKKQIKKRVNEVLDLVGLRSKANREPSQLSGGEQQRIAIARAIVNNPAVIVADEPTGNLDPETSWGIMQLLDEINFRGTTIVMATHNRDIVNKMRKRVLAIEHGQIVRDQLRGEYGYEF, from the coding sequence TTGATAGAAATGCAGGATATTTGGAAGACGTACCCCAACGGCACCTCTGCGCTACAAGGAGTGTCGGTCAAAATCGACCGCAACGAATTCGTATATATCGTCGGTCCTTCCGGCGCGGGAAAATCGACGTTCATGAAATTGATTTATAGAGAAGAAACGCCGACCAAAGGTCAGATTTCCGTAGGCGGTTTTAATATCGGCAAGCTGAAGCCTCGCAAAATTCCTTACGTGCGCCGCAACATCGGCGTGGTATTCCAGGATTTTCGCCTGCTTCCAAAGCTGACGGCTTTTGAGAATGTCGCTTTTGCGATGGAGGTTATCGAGGCGCCGAAAAAGCAAATCAAGAAACGGGTGAACGAGGTGCTAGACCTTGTGGGTCTGCGCTCCAAAGCGAACCGCGAGCCTTCCCAGCTCTCCGGCGGAGAGCAGCAGCGGATTGCCATCGCCCGGGCCATCGTCAACAATCCGGCGGTTATTGTGGCGGACGAGCCTACCGGCAATCTGGACCCGGAAACGTCGTGGGGCATTATGCAGCTGCTAGACGAGATCAATTTTCGCGGCACGACCATTGTCATGGCGACCCATAACCGGGATATCGTGAACAAAATGCGCAAACGCGTTCTGGCCATCGAGCATGGACAGATTGTCAGAGACCAGCTGAGAGGAGAATACGGATATGAGTTTTAA